In Aquificaceae bacterium, the genomic stretch AGACTTCTAAACAAAAACTTTAGAGGCAAGGACAAGGCTACGGACGTCCTTTCTTTTATATACGATGAGCAGGTAGGCGGATACAAACTTCTTGGCGAGATAGTCATATCTATAGACACTGCTAAAAGGCAAGCAAAAGAGTTAGGGCACAGCCTTGAAGAAGAGATAAAAAGGCTTTTGGTGCACGGCTTTGTGCATCTGTTGGGCTATGACCATGAGCTTGGAGAAGAGGAAGAGAAGCATTTTATGGAATTGGAAAAAAGGCTTATAGAAAGTCTTTCAAGCAGTTTATAATCCTATCCTATGCCTAACTATGTTTTGCTCCTTTCCTTTGTAGGGACAAACTTTCATGGATGGCAGGTTCAACCTAATTTGAGGACTGTCCAAGGAGTGTTAAAAGAAGCCTTGGAGAAGATATTCCAGCACCCAATCAAACTAACAGGCTGTTGTAGGACCGACGCTGGCGTGCATGCCATAGAGTATGTGGCTAATTTTCCATCAGAGAAGCTTTTTGACACGGAAACCCTTCTAAAGGCTTTAAATTCACTATTACCGGAGGACGTAGGCATAAAAAAGGTATGGATACAAGAAGG encodes the following:
- the ybeY gene encoding rRNA maturation RNase YbeY, which translates into the protein MIRKEKGKVRIRWVRDIVGKLLDIQGLEGIELSIYLTDDETIRLLNKNFRGKDKATDVLSFIYDEQVGGYKLLGEIVISIDTAKRQAKELGHSLEEEIKRLLVHGFVHLLGYDHELGEEEEKHFMELEKRLIESLSSSL